The following proteins are encoded in a genomic region of Nycticebus coucang isolate mNycCou1 chromosome 17, mNycCou1.pri, whole genome shotgun sequence:
- the LOC128569188 gene encoding protocadherin beta-18 produces MERGERRALQIRQVLLFFVFLEGSLVCSETWRYSVTEEMEIGTFIANVVKDMSSNIENLAARGARVIFDDYKPYLRLDSETGHLFLNERLDREALCDLTEPCILHFQVLFENPLQFFRAELLVKDINDHAPTFLDKHILLKISEGATPGTSFQMDSAQDLDVGKNGVQNYTITPNPHFHLKLQDSDEGRKYPELVLDQSLDREKEPELCLTLSASDGGSPPRSGTTLICVMVLDINDNAPKFEKLVYEVQIPENSPVDSMVIRVSATDLDAGINGELSYSFSHVSRDIRKTFEIHPTSGEVHLKALLDFELIPSYTINIQAIDGGSLSGKSTILVRVLDVNDNPPEIAMTSLTSPIPENSSPEVVVAVFSVRDQDSGENGRMVCSIQDNLPFLLKPTFKNFYTLVTERPLDREMRSEYNITITVTDLGTPKLKTEQNITVLVSDVNDNTPTFTQNSYTLFVHENNSPALHIGTISTTDRDSGTNAQVTYSLLPPQDPHLPLASLVSINSDNGHLYALRALDFEALQAFEFRVGATDQGSPALSSEALVRVVVVDANDNSPFVLYPLQNGSAPCTELVPRAAEAGYLVTKVVAVDGDSGQNAWLSYQLLKATEPGLFSVWAHNGEVRTARLLSERDAAKHRLLVLVKDNGEPPLSASVTLHVLLVDGFSQPYLPLPEAAAEQAQADSLTVYLVIALASVSSLFLFSVLLFVAVRLCRRDRAASAGLCSVPGGHFPGHLVDISGSETLSQSYQYEVCLTGGSGASEFKFLKPVTLNLPPQGNEVEKAPPL; encoded by the coding sequence ATGGAGCGGGGAGAGAGAAGAGCTCTGCAGATAAGGCAAGtgctgcttttctttgttttcctggaAGGGTCTTTGGTGTGTTCTGAGACTTGGAGATATTCTGTGACCGAGGAAATGGAGATTGGCACCTTTATAGCCAACGTGGTTAAAGATATGAGTTCAAATATAGAAAACCTGGCTGCACGGGGGGCCAGAGTTATCTTTGATGACTATAAACCGTATTTGCGGTTGGATTCTGAAACTGGCCACTTGTTCTTAAATGAGCGACTGGACCGGGAGGCACTCTGCGATCTCACCGAGCCATGCATATTGCATTTCCAGGTGTTATTTGAAAATCCTTTGCAATTTTTTCGGGCTGAGCTTTTGGTCAAAGACATAAATGATCATGCTCCCACGTTCCTAGACAAACATATACTTCTAAAAATCTCAGAAGGTGCTACTCCAGGAACTTCATTCCAAATGGATAGTGCTCAGGACTTGGATGTGGGAAAGAATGGTGTCCAAAACTACACAATAACCCCCAATCCCCACTTCCACCTTAAATTACAAGACAGTGATGAGGGCAGAAAATACCCAGAGCTGGTACTGGACCAATCTCTGGATCGAGAGAAGGAGCCTGAGCTGTGTTTAACTCTGTCAGCATCTGACGGCGGGTCTCCGCCCAGGTCCGGGACTACACTGATTTGCGTCATGGTCCTGGATATCAATGATAACGCACCCAAGTTTGAGAAGCTGGTCTACGAAGTCCAGATACCAGAGAACAGCCCTGTGGACTCCATGGTCATCAGAGTGTCCGCCACAGATTTAGACGCAGGAATAAATGGAGAACTATCTTATTCATTTTCCCATGTATCCAGAGACATACGGAAAACATTTGAAATCCATCCAACTTCCGGCGAAGTCCATTTAAAAGCACTTCTAGATTTTGAGCTAATTCCGTCTTACACCATAAATATTCAGGCCATTGACGGTGGGAGCCTTTCTGGAAAATCAACCATTTTAGTGCGGGTCCTAGATGTGAATGACAACCCACCAGAAATAGCCATGACATCTCTTACCAGTCCCATACCTGAAAACTCGTCGCCTGAGGTGGTGGTCGCTGTTTTCAGTGTACGAGACCAAGACTCTGGAGAAAATGGGAGAATGGTTTGCTCAATTCAGGACAACCTCCCCTTTCTGTTAAAGCCTACCTTTAAGAATTTCTACACATTAGTAACAGAGCGTCCACTGGATAGAGAAATGAGAAGCGAATACAATATCACCATCACTGTCACTGATTTGGGGACACCTAAGCTGAAAACTGAGCAAAACATAACAGTGCTGGTCTCCGATGTTAATGACAACACACCCACTTTCACCCAAAACTCCTACACCCTGTTCGTCCACGAAAACAACAGCCCCGCCCTGCACATAGGCACCATCAGCACCACAGACAGAGACTCAGGCACCAACGCCCAGGTCACTTACTCCCTGCTGCCACCTCAGGACCCGCACCTGCCCCTCGCCTCCCTGGTCTCCATCAACTCAGACAACGGACACCTGTACGCCCTGAGGGCGCTGGACTTCGAGGCCTTGCAGGCGTTCGAGTTCCGCGTGGGCGCCACAGACCAAGGCTCCCCCGCGCTGAGCAGCGAGGCGCTGGTGCGCGTGGTGGTGGTGGACGCCAACGACAACTCGCCCTTCGTGCTGTACCCGCTGCAGAACGGCTCTGCGCCCTGCACCGAGCTGGTGCCCAGGGCGGCCGAGGCCGGCTACTTGGTGACCAAGGTGGTGGCGGTGGACGGCGACTCGGGCCAGAACGCCTGGCTGTCGTACCAGCTGCTCAAGGCCACGGAGCCCGGGCTGTTCAGCGTGTGGGCGCACAATGGCGAGGTGCGCACCGCCAGGCTGCTGAGCGAGCGCGACGCGGCCAAGCACAGGCTGCTGGTGCTGGTGAAGGACAATGGCGAGCCTCCGCTGTCCGCCAGCGTCACGCTGCACGTGCTACTGGTGGACGGCTTCTCCCAGCCCTACCTGCCGCTCCCGGAGGCGGCGGcggagcaggcccaggccgactCGCTCACCGTCTACCTGGTCATCGCCTTGGCCTCGGTGTCCTCGCTCTTCCTGTTCTCGGTGCTGCTGTTCGTGGCGGTGAGGCTGTGCAGGAGGGACAGGGCGGCGTCTGCGGGTCTCTGCTCAGTGCCTGGGGGTCACTTTCCGGGCCACCTGGTGGACATTAGcggcagtgagactctgtctcagagttATCAATATGAAGTCTGTCTGACTGGAGGCTCTGGGGCCAGCGAGTTCAAGTTCTTGAAGCCAGTTACCCTCAACCTCCCGCCCCAGGGTAATGAGGTGGAGAAAGCCCCACCTTTGTGA
- the LOC128569087 gene encoding protocadherin beta-15-like: protein MEAREKRFPKQRQVLILFFLLGAAKAGWEPLRYSVMEETERGSFVANLAKDIGLEVGELSAREARVVSEDNQPRLQLDLQSGELTLNEKLDREELCGPTEPCVMHFQVLLKNPLKVFRAELLVRDINDHSPEFAEREMILKILENSSPGTVFSLKKAQDLDVGDNDVQNYNIGLNSYFHVSTRTRGDGTKYPELVLDKELDREEVAEIRLTLTALDGGSPQRSGTSQIRILVLDVNDNAPEFAQTLYKAQVPENSPVGSLVVRVSARDLDAGTNGQISYSLFYSSQEISKTFELSSLTGEIRLVKKLDFETISSYELDIEASDGGGLNGKCSVSIKVLDVNDNAPELTISSLTSPIPENSPETEVALFRIRDRDSGENGKTVCSIQENVPFMLQPSVENFYRLVTEGGLDRESQAEYNITVTVTDLGTPRLQTQQNITVLVSDINDNVPAFTQTSYTLFVRENNSPALHIGTISATDRDSGTNAQVTYSLLSPQDPHLPLASLVSINADNGHLYALRALDFEALQAFEFRVGATDRGSPALSSEALVRVVVVDANDNSPFVLYPLQNGSAPCTELVPRAAEAGYLVTKVVAVDGDSGQNAWLSYQLLKATEPGLFSVWAHNGEVRTARLLSERDAAKHRLLVLVKDNGEPPLSASVTLHVLLVDGFSQPYLPLPEAAAEQAQADSLTVYLVIALASVSSLFLFSVLLFVAVRLCRRDRAASTGGCSVPEGHFLGHLVDVSGTGTLSHSYQYEVCLTGDSESNEFKFLKPILPSVLGQDSRRKPEFPE, encoded by the coding sequence ATGGAGGCCAGAGAGAAGCGCTTTCCTAAACAAAGGCAAGtcctgattctcttttttttactgGGAGCAGCTAAGGCAGGCTGGGAACCCCTTCGCTATTCTGTGATGGAGGAAACAGAGAGAGGCTCTTTTGTCGCCAATCTGGCCAAAGACATAGGGTTGGAAGTAGGAGAGCTATCTGCACGGGAAGCCCGGGTAGTCTCTGAGGATAACCAACCACGCTTGCAGCTTGATCTGCAGAGCGGGGAGTTAACATTAAATGAGAAACTGGACCGGGAAGAGCTGTGCGGCCCCACTGAGCCCTGTGTAATGCATTTCCAAGTGTTACTGAAAAATCCTTTGAAAGTATTTCGAGCTGAGCTACTGGTAAGAGACATAAATGATCACTCTCCTGAGTTTGCTGAAAGAGAAATgattctgaaaatcctagagaACAGCTCTCCTGGAACTGTGTTTTCCCTGAAAAAAGCTCAGGACTTGGACGTGGGTGACAACGACGTTCAAAACTACAATATTGGTCTCAACTCTTATTTCCATGTTTCCACTCGCACCCGGGGAGATGGCACAAAATACCCAGAGCTGGTGCTAGACAAAGAACTGGATCGTGAGGAGGTGGCAGAGATCAGATTAACCCTGACAGCTCTGGATGGTGGCTCTCCACAGCGATCTGGGACTTCACAGATCCGAATCTTGGTCTTGGACGTCAATGACAATGCCCCAGAGTTTGCACAGACTCTCTACAAGGCGCAGGTCCCAGAAAATAGCCCAGTAGGCTCCCTAGTTGTCAGGGTCTCCGCTAGGGATTTAGACGCAGGGACAAATGGACAAATTTCATACTCACTTTTTTATAGTTCTCAGGAGATAAGCAAAACTTTTGAACTAAGCAGCCTTACCGGAGAAATTCGACTAGTTAAAAAACTAGATTTTGAGACAATATCTTCATATGAGCTAGATATAGAAGCATCTGATGGTGGGGGACTTAATGGAAAATGCTCCGTCTCTATCAAGGTGCTGGATGTTAATGATAACGCCCCAGAATTAACAATTTCATCACTTACCAGCCCAATTCCTGAAAATTCTCCTGAGACAGAAGTGGCTCTGTTTAGGATTCGAGACCGAGACTCTGGGGAAAATGGAAAAACGGTTTGCTCAATTCAGGAAAATGTTCCATTTATGCTGCAACCGTCAGTTGAGAATTTCTACAGGTTGGTAACAGAAGGAGGACTGGACAGAGAAAGCCAAGCTGAGTACAACATCACTGTCACGGTCACTGACTTAGGGACACCCAGGCTGCAAACCCAGCAAAACATAACAGTGCTGGTCTCTGACATCAATGACAACGTCCCCGCCTTCACCCAAACCTCCTACACTCTGTTCGTCCGCGAAAACAACAGCCCCGCCCTGCACATAGGCACCATCAGCGCCACAGACAGAGACTCAGGCACCAACGCCCAGGTCACCTACTCCCTGCTGTCACCTCAGGACCCGCACCTGCCCCTCGCCTCCCTGGTCTCCATCAACGCCGACAACGGACACCTGTACGCCCTGAGGGCGCTGGACTTCGAGGCCCTGCAGGCGTTCGAGTTCCGCGTGGGCGCCACAGACCGAGGCTCCCCCGCGCTGAGCAGCGAGGCGCTGGTGCGCGTGGTGGTGGTGGACGCCAACGACAACTCGCCCTTCGTGCTGTACCCGCTGCAGAACGGCTCTGCGCCCTGCACCGAGCTGGTGCCCAGGGCGGCCGAGGCCGGCTACTTGGTGACCAAGGTGGTGGCAGTGGACGGCGACTCGGGCCAGAACGCCTGGCTGTCGTACCAGCTGCTCAAGGCCACGGAGCCCGGGCTGTTCAGCGTGTGGGCGCACAATGGCGAGGTGCGCACCGCCAGGCTGCTGAGCGAGCGCGACGCGGCCAAGCACAGGTTGCTGGTGCTGGTGAAGGACAATGGCGAGCCTCCGCTGTCCGCCAGCGTCACGCTGCACGTGCTGCTGGTGGACGGCTTCTCCCAGCCCTACCTGCCGCTCCCGGAGGCGGCGGcggagcaggcccaggccgactCGCTCACCGTCTACCTGGTCATCGCCTTGGCCTCGGTGTCCTCGCTCTTCCTGTTCTCGGTGCTGCTGTTCGTGGCGGTGAGGCTGTGCAGGAGGGACAGGGCGGCGTCTACGGGTGGCTGCTCGGTGCCTGAGGGCCACTTTCTAGGCCACCTGGTGGACGTCAGCGGCACCGGAACCTTGTCTCATAGTTACCAGTATGAGGTGTGTCTGACTGGTGACTCTGAGAGCAATGAATTCAAATTTTTGAAGCCTATCCTCCCCAGTGTACTGGGCCAGGATTCTAGGAGGAAACCAGAATTTCCAGAATAA
- the LOC128569086 gene encoding protocadherin beta-15-like: MEAEKERFPRLRQVLLLFVMLSRTWAEQKAYTVAEEMESGSFVANLAKDLGLGVRELSWREAQVIFNNNKKHFQLNLHTGDLQVNERLDREELCGSTEPCVLHFQVLLKEPLEVYRFKLLVSDINDNSPVFPEAEMILKIMENTPPGTGFPLKNAQDLDVGVNNIQNYTIYPSSHFHVLTHNGGEGRKYPELVLDKALDREEQTELRLTLRAVDGGDPPRSGTALVLIDILDINDNAPEFAQPLYQVQISENSPLESVVATVSARDLDTGINGKILYSFFYIDEEISKTFALNELTGEIKLIRKLDFEKIESYKVDIKASDGIGLSGKCTVLIQVVDINDNAPELTIVSVLDPIPENSPETTVALFSIQDPDSGENGKMICSIRHDVPFMLEPSVENFYRLVTQGALDRELTAEYNITITVTDLGTPRLKTEQNITVLVSDVNDNAPAFTQTSYTLFVRENNSPALHIGTISATDRDSGTNAQVTYSLLPPQDPHLPLASLVSINSDNGHLYALRALDFEALQAFEFPVGATDRGSPALSSEALVRVVVVDANDNSPFVLYPLQNGSAPCTELVPRAAEAGYLVTKVVAVDGDSGQNAWLSYQLLKATEPGLFSVWAHNGEVRTARLLSERDAAKHRLLVLVKDNGEPPLSASVTLHVLLVDGFSQPYLLLPEAAAEQAQADSLTVYLVIALASVSSLFLFSVLLFVAVRLCRRDRAASAGRCSVPEGHFAGHLVDVSGTGTLSQSYQYEVCLKGDQGTSELKFLKSVTPNHHGAMNEVEEKSNFVNGFGFNLKSFDFSEHSG; encoded by the coding sequence ATGGAGGCTGAAAAGGAGCGCTTTCCTAGACTAAGGCAAGTTCTGCTTCTCTTTGTTATGCTGTCTCGGACTTGGGCGGAGCAGAAAGCTTACACTGTAGCGGAAGAAATGGAGAGTGGTTCTTTTGTGGCAAATCTAGCAAAGGACCTAGGGCTAGGGGTAAGAGAGTTGTCCTGGAGGGAGGCTCAGGTaatttttaacaataataaaaaacattttcagctGAACCTTCATACTGGCGATCTGCAAGTCAATGAAAGACTTGATCGGGAAGAACTCTGTGGCTCCACTGAGCCTTGTGTGCTGCATTTCCAGGTGTTACTGAAAGAACCTTTGGAGGTATATAGGTTTAAACTTTTGGTCAGTGACATAAATGACAATTCCCCTGTGTTCCCAGAAGcagaaatgattttgaaaatcatGGAAAATACTCCTCCAGGAACTGGGTTTCCCTTGAAAAATGCACAAGACTTGGATGTAGGCGTTAATAACATTCAAAATTACACGATCTACCCCAGCTCCCATTTCCATGTTCTCACCCACAATGGTGGTGAAGGCAGAAAGTACCCTGAACTGGTTCTGGACAAAGCCCTTGATAGAGAAGAGCAGACTGAGCTCAGGTTAACTCTCAGGGCAGTAGATGGTGGAGATCCTCCCAGAAGTGGGACCGCCCTGGTTCTCATCGATATCCTGGATATCAATGACAATGCCCCTGAGTTTGCCCAGCCGCTCTATCAAGTGCAGATCTCGGAAAATAGTCCGCTGGAATCCGTTGTTGCCACTGTTTCCGCTAGAGATTTAGACACGGGAATAAATGGCAAAATACTTTACTCGTTTTTTTATATTGATGAAGAGATCTCCAAGACATTTGCACTTAATGAACTAACGGGAGAAATTAAACTAATTAGGAAATtagattttgaaaaaattgaGTCATATAAGGTGGATATTAAAGCCTCTGATGGGATAGGTCTTTCGGGAAAATGCACTGTCTTGATACAGGTGGTGGATATCAATGATAACGCCCCTGAACTGACCATAGTATCGGTCCTAGACCCCATCCCCGAAAATTCCCCTGAGACCACGGTAGCTCTTTTTAGTATTCAAGATCCAGATTCtggggaaaatggaaaaatgatttGCTCAATTCGGCATGATGTTCCATTCATGCTGGAACCTTCAGTTGAGAATTTCTACAGGCTGGTAACACAGGGAGCGCTAGACAGAGAACTTACAGCTGAGTATAACATCACCATCACAGTCACTGACTTAGGGACACCCAGGCTGAAAACTGAACAGAACATAACAGTGCTGGTCTCCGATGTCAATGACAACGCCCCCGCCTTCACCCAAACCTCCTACACCCTGTTTGTCCGCGAAAACAACAGCCCCGCCCTGCACATAGGCACCATCAGCGCCACAGATAGAGACTCAGGCACCAACGCCCAGGTCACCTACTCCCTGCTGCCACCTCAGGACCCGCACCTGCCCCTCGCCTCCCTGGTCTCCATCAACTCAGACAACGGACACCTGTACGCCCTGAGGGCGCTGGACTTCGAGGCCCTGCAGGCGTTCGAGTTCCCCGTGGGCGCCACAGACCGAGGCTCCCCCGCGCTGAGCAGCGAGGCGCTGGTGCGCGTGGTGGTGGTGGACGCCAACGACAACTCGCCCTTCGTGCTGTACCCGCTGCAGAACGGCTCTGCGCCCTGCACCGAGCTGGTGCCCAGGGCGGCCGAGGCGGGCTACCTGGTGACCAAGGTGGTGGCGGTGGACGGCGACTCGGGCCAGAACGCCTGGCTGTCGTACCAGCTGCTCAAGGCCACGGAGCCCGGGCTGTTCAGCGTGTGGGCGCACAATGGCGAGGTGCGCACCGCCAGGCTGCTGAGCGAGCGCGACGCGGCCAAGCACAGGCTGCTGGTGCTGGTGAAGGACAATGGCGAGCCTCCGCTGTCTGCCAGCGTCACGCTGCACGTGCTGCTGGTGGACGGCTTCTCCCAGCCCTACCTGCTGCTCCCGGAGGCGGCGGcggagcaggcccaggccgactCGCTCACCGTCTACCTGGTCATCGCCTTGGCCTCAGTGTCCTCGCTCTTCCTGTTCTCGGTGCTGCTGTTCGTGGCAGTGAGGCTGTGCAGGAGGGACAGGGCGGCGTCTGCGGGTCGCTGCTCGGTGCCTGAGGGCCACTTTGCGGGCCACCTAGTGGATGTCAGCGGTACTGGGACCCTGTCCCAGAGTTACCAGTATGAGGTTTGTCTGAAAGGCGATCAGGGGACCAGCGAGTTGAAATTTCTGAAGTCTGTTACGCCTAACCATCACGGTGCCATGAATGAGGTGGAGGAAAAATCCAACTTTGTAAATGGTTTTGGATTCAATTTGAAATCTTTTGACTTTTCAGAGCATTCAGGATAA